In Oncorhynchus tshawytscha isolate Ot180627B linkage group LG06, Otsh_v2.0, whole genome shotgun sequence, the following are encoded in one genomic region:
- the LOC112252665 gene encoding aurora kinase B isoform X2, whose protein sequence is MSHTSISMMQNKENCDPKGLHRPMATPMVSLGPQRVQMPSAPDATDKKAITGPGRELATSSSSAALAKKFTINDFDIGRPLGKGKFGNVYLARDKKLDFIVALKVLFKSQMEKEGVEHQLRREIEIQSHLRHPNILHFYNYFHDRTRVFLILEYAPRGEMYKELQKCGRFDDQRTATYMEELSDALLYCHERKVIHRDIKPENLLLGFRGELKIADFGWSVHAPSLRRHTMCGTLDYLPPEMIEGKPHDEKVDLWCIGVLCYECLVGNPPFETASNSETYKRITKVDLQFPKVVSDGARDLISKLLRHSPSKRLPLRNVIDHPWVKNNSRRVLPPVFPLKKP, encoded by the exons ATGTCACATACATCAATCAGTATGATGCAG AATAAGGAGAATTGTGATCCTAAAGGGCTACATAGACCG ATGGCAACTCCAATGGTTTCTTTGGGTCCTCAGCGAGTTCAGATGCCCTCTGCACCAGACGCTACAGACAAAAAAGCAATTACAG GTCCTGGGAGAGAGCTTGCCACGTCTTCATCCAGTGCAGCTCTAGCAAA GAAATTCACCATCAATGACTTTGACATTGGGCGGCCACTCGGAAAAGGCAAGTTTGGGAACGTTTACCTGGCCCGGGATAAGAAGCTGGACTTCATCGTGGCGCTGAAGGTGCTCTTCAAGTctcagatggagaaagagggcgTGGAGCACCAGCTCAGGAGGGAGATCGAGATTCAGTCCCACCTTAG ACACCCCAACATCCTGCACTTCTACAACTACTTTCATGACCGCACCAGGGTCTTCCTGATCCTGGAGTACGCGCCGCGGGGGGAGATGTACAAAGAGCTGCAGAAATGTGGTCGCTTTGATGACCAGCGCACTGCTACA TACATGGAGGAGTTGTCTGATGCGCTGTTGTACTGCCATGAGAGAAAGGTGATCCATCGGGACATCAAGCCTGAGAACCTGCTGCTGGGATTCCGGGGGGAGCTGAAGATAGCAGACTTTGGCTGGTCTGTCCacgcaccatccctaag GCGCCATACAATGTGTGGAACACTGGACTACCTGCCCCCAGAGATGATTGAGGGAAAGCCCCACGATGAGAAGGTGGACTTGTGGTGCATCGGGGTGCTCTGCTATGAGTGCCTAGTTGGAAACCCCCCTTTTGAAACTGCCAGCAACTCTGAAACATACAAGCGCATCACAAAG GTGGACCTGCAGTTCCCCAAAGTGGTGTCCGACGGGGCTAGGGACCTGATCTCTAAGCTGCTCCGCCACAGCCCCTCCAAGCGGCTGCCGCTGCGGAATGTAATTGACCACCCATGGGTGAAAAACAACTCACGGCGGGTCCTacctcctgtctttcctctcaaGAAACCCTAA
- the LOC112252665 gene encoding aurora kinase B isoform X1, with protein sequence MSHTSISMMQNKENCDPKGLHRPMATPMVSLGPQRVQMPSAPDATDKKAITGPGRELATSSSSAALANRKFTINDFDIGRPLGKGKFGNVYLARDKKLDFIVALKVLFKSQMEKEGVEHQLRREIEIQSHLRHPNILHFYNYFHDRTRVFLILEYAPRGEMYKELQKCGRFDDQRTATYMEELSDALLYCHERKVIHRDIKPENLLLGFRGELKIADFGWSVHAPSLRRHTMCGTLDYLPPEMIEGKPHDEKVDLWCIGVLCYECLVGNPPFETASNSETYKRITKVDLQFPKVVSDGARDLISKLLRHSPSKRLPLRNVIDHPWVKNNSRRVLPPVFPLKKP encoded by the exons ATGTCACATACATCAATCAGTATGATGCAG AATAAGGAGAATTGTGATCCTAAAGGGCTACATAGACCG ATGGCAACTCCAATGGTTTCTTTGGGTCCTCAGCGAGTTCAGATGCCCTCTGCACCAGACGCTACAGACAAAAAAGCAATTACAG GTCCTGGGAGAGAGCTTGCCACGTCTTCATCCAGTGCAGCTCTAGCAAA CAGGAAATTCACCATCAATGACTTTGACATTGGGCGGCCACTCGGAAAAGGCAAGTTTGGGAACGTTTACCTGGCCCGGGATAAGAAGCTGGACTTCATCGTGGCGCTGAAGGTGCTCTTCAAGTctcagatggagaaagagggcgTGGAGCACCAGCTCAGGAGGGAGATCGAGATTCAGTCCCACCTTAG ACACCCCAACATCCTGCACTTCTACAACTACTTTCATGACCGCACCAGGGTCTTCCTGATCCTGGAGTACGCGCCGCGGGGGGAGATGTACAAAGAGCTGCAGAAATGTGGTCGCTTTGATGACCAGCGCACTGCTACA TACATGGAGGAGTTGTCTGATGCGCTGTTGTACTGCCATGAGAGAAAGGTGATCCATCGGGACATCAAGCCTGAGAACCTGCTGCTGGGATTCCGGGGGGAGCTGAAGATAGCAGACTTTGGCTGGTCTGTCCacgcaccatccctaag GCGCCATACAATGTGTGGAACACTGGACTACCTGCCCCCAGAGATGATTGAGGGAAAGCCCCACGATGAGAAGGTGGACTTGTGGTGCATCGGGGTGCTCTGCTATGAGTGCCTAGTTGGAAACCCCCCTTTTGAAACTGCCAGCAACTCTGAAACATACAAGCGCATCACAAAG GTGGACCTGCAGTTCCCCAAAGTGGTGTCCGACGGGGCTAGGGACCTGATCTCTAAGCTGCTCCGCCACAGCCCCTCCAAGCGGCTGCCGCTGCGGAATGTAATTGACCACCCATGGGTGAAAAACAACTCACGGCGGGTCCTacctcctgtctttcctctcaaGAAACCCTAA
- the LOC112252665 gene encoding aurora kinase B isoform X3 — protein sequence MALQPSPPPTVPDEEPAQMATPMVSLGPQRVQMPSAPDATDKKAITGPGRELATSSSSAALANRKFTINDFDIGRPLGKGKFGNVYLARDKKLDFIVALKVLFKSQMEKEGVEHQLRREIEIQSHLRHPNILHFYNYFHDRTRVFLILEYAPRGEMYKELQKCGRFDDQRTATYMEELSDALLYCHERKVIHRDIKPENLLLGFRGELKIADFGWSVHAPSLRRHTMCGTLDYLPPEMIEGKPHDEKVDLWCIGVLCYECLVGNPPFETASNSETYKRITKVDLQFPKVVSDGARDLISKLLRHSPSKRLPLRNVIDHPWVKNNSRRVLPPVFPLKKP from the exons ATGGCAACTCCAATGGTTTCTTTGGGTCCTCAGCGAGTTCAGATGCCCTCTGCACCAGACGCTACAGACAAAAAAGCAATTACAG GTCCTGGGAGAGAGCTTGCCACGTCTTCATCCAGTGCAGCTCTAGCAAA CAGGAAATTCACCATCAATGACTTTGACATTGGGCGGCCACTCGGAAAAGGCAAGTTTGGGAACGTTTACCTGGCCCGGGATAAGAAGCTGGACTTCATCGTGGCGCTGAAGGTGCTCTTCAAGTctcagatggagaaagagggcgTGGAGCACCAGCTCAGGAGGGAGATCGAGATTCAGTCCCACCTTAG ACACCCCAACATCCTGCACTTCTACAACTACTTTCATGACCGCACCAGGGTCTTCCTGATCCTGGAGTACGCGCCGCGGGGGGAGATGTACAAAGAGCTGCAGAAATGTGGTCGCTTTGATGACCAGCGCACTGCTACA TACATGGAGGAGTTGTCTGATGCGCTGTTGTACTGCCATGAGAGAAAGGTGATCCATCGGGACATCAAGCCTGAGAACCTGCTGCTGGGATTCCGGGGGGAGCTGAAGATAGCAGACTTTGGCTGGTCTGTCCacgcaccatccctaag GCGCCATACAATGTGTGGAACACTGGACTACCTGCCCCCAGAGATGATTGAGGGAAAGCCCCACGATGAGAAGGTGGACTTGTGGTGCATCGGGGTGCTCTGCTATGAGTGCCTAGTTGGAAACCCCCCTTTTGAAACTGCCAGCAACTCTGAAACATACAAGCGCATCACAAAG GTGGACCTGCAGTTCCCCAAAGTGGTGTCCGACGGGGCTAGGGACCTGATCTCTAAGCTGCTCCGCCACAGCCCCTCCAAGCGGCTGCCGCTGCGGAATGTAATTGACCACCCATGGGTGAAAAACAACTCACGGCGGGTCCTacctcctgtctttcctctcaaGAAACCCTAA